GCTCACCCAGCCGTCGAGGACGAGCGCCACGGCGAACTGATTGACCTCTTCGTCGAGGTCGAGCACCTCCACCCGCGCCTTGGCGGCCATCGCTGCTTGCGCCTCGGGCGGCAAGTCCTCCAACCCTGCAACTTCGGCCAAGTTCACGCCCTCCAGCAGGGCGCTGGGCTCGTCTTGGAGCTCCGTAGCCGCGGGTTCCGTGGCGGTGGGCGCAGCCGTGGGTTCCGTGGCGGCGGGTTCGGATGCGACCGATTCGGAATCGGGTGCGACGGATTCCGCCGCGATGGACTCTGGTGCGACGGATTCGGGTGGCGGCATGACAGCCGTGCGCTCGGGCTCGGAGTCCTGCAGCAGATCGCTCTCGTTTGCGACCGCGGTGGGCGCTTCCGAGTCGAAGATCGGCTGCGCCGCGTCCGTCTCGGTCGGCCGTCCGGGGTCCATCGCGTCCGCGGACGATGCGCTCGGGGGCAGCAGCGAGGATGGGAAGCGTGAGATCTCCGTGGGCGCCTCCACGTGATCGTCGGGTGGCAGGGGCGGCTCGACGATGAGCTCGGACTCGCTCACCATTGCGGCACTGCGCGGGTCGAGCTCGAGCTCCGAAGACGCTACCGGCAGCGCCGCGCTGAGCGCCTCCGAGGGCACCCCATAGGCGGAAGCGATTGGCAACGCGGAATCGCTGGGATCTTGCATCAACGTGGTGACGGACTCCGCGGGTCCGCGCGGAGGCGGAGCGTCCCAGGGGGCTTGGGCCGTCGGTTGTGCAAAGGGGTTGTTCTGGGGCAGCAGCGGTTGCTCGAAGGGGTTCTGATCCTCGGAGATCGTCTGATCGTCGATCTCGACGTCGATGCTCTCGCGCCCGGTCGGTCCGCCGAGCAGATCGTCGACATCGGAATGGGTGGGCGCGTGGATGATGGGGCCGCCGGCATGCGCCAACATCTGCTCGGTCAGATTGGCGGCGACACCGTTCAGCTCCGTTGCTCGCTCGGCGCGCCCACAGGCGATGGCCGCATCAACCGCGCGGCGCAACCAAACGATGGCATCCGCAACGGCCCCACGCTTCCACTGCACCTGCGCGGTCTGCAAAGCCCAAGCCACGTCGTCGTCGTCGGAGTCGAGCGGCGCCGGAATGCCATATCCCATCAGTCAACCCTCATCATAGCGCGAGCGCCCCGGCACGGGCTGAAATCGGACTTGCGCAAAGTGCTCGTGTCACACGCAGGGCGGCGGCAGCAGGATTTCCCGATCTTTGGCCCCATTGGGCGGCCCGACCATGCCGCGCTTCTCCATCATCTCGACGATCTTCGCGGCACGGTTGTAGCCGATGGTCATTTTCCGCTGCAACCACGAAGTCGAGCAGCGCTGCGTCTCGGCCACGATCGCCACCGCCTCGTCGAAGCGCGCGTCCACGGGTTCGTCGTCGTCGTCAGCGGAGCCTTCGCTCCCCGTGTCGGCGAGAATGGCCTCGTGGTACTGCGGCACGCCCTGGCGGCGCAGGTGGTCGGTCAACGCCGTCACTTCTTCCTCGCTGACAAAGGGACACTGCACCCGGCGAGTGTCCGTCGTGCCGTTCATCTTGACGAGCATGTCACCACGGCCGAGCAGCAACTCCGCCCCCTGGTCGTCTAGAATGGTGCGGGAATCGACCTTCTGCGCCACGCGGAAGGCAATCCGCGAGGGGAAGTTCGCCTTGATCATGCCGGTGATCACGTCGACGCTGGGGCGCTGGGTGGCAAGGACGACGTGCATGCCGGCAGCGCGGGCCTTCTGGGCCAGACGCGCGACGGACGCCTCCACCTCTTTCCCTTGCTGCATCATCAGGTCGGCGAATTCGTCCACGACGATCACGATGTAGGGCAGCTTGCCGGGTAGAAGCACGCCGTCGTCACCGGCCTTGGAGCGCGGCAGACTCACCACGGCGCCTTCGGGAGAGAGAGCCTCGACTTCCTTCTGCGGCGGCGCGGGCGCATCGCCCGCGTGCACGCGCCTCACCCAGGCGTTGTAGGTGGTGATGTTCTTCGTCCCGGCGTTGGCGAAGAGTTGGTAGCGACGCTCCATCTCGTCCACGGCCCAGCGCAGCGCCGTTGCCGCCTGCTTCATGTCGGTCACCACGGGCAGCAGCATGTGCGGAATGCCGTCGAAGGGAGCCAGCTCGACGACCTTCGGATCGATCATCAGCAACCGCAGTTCCTCGGGAGGGCGACAGAAGAGCAGACTGGAGAGCATCACGTTGAGTCCGACGCTCTTGCCGGCACCCGTCGCACCCGCCACGATGACGTGCGGCATGCTGGCCAGGTCCGCATAGAACGGCGCGCCCACGATGTCGCGCCCCAGGACGACGGGCAGCGGTGCTTTCTCGCTGAGCTTGGCGAAGCGCTTGTCCTCGACCAGCTCGCGCAGATTCACCGGCATACGCTCGTCGTTGGGCAACTCGAACCCGATGCGGCTCTTGCCGGGGATGGGCGCGATGATGCGAACGGTGCGGCTCAAGCCCAGCGCCAGGTCGTCACTGAGGTTCGCCACCTTGCTGACCTTGGTGCCCGCTTCCGGTGCGAACTCGAAGGTGGTCACGGTAGGACCTGGATGGATCTCCTCGACGCGACCATGCACACCGTAGTCCGCCAGCGTCTTCTCCAGTCGCGTCGCCTGCATCAACAGCGCGTCGCGATCCACGTTGCTCTCGGCTGCGGACGCCGGTTCGAGCAGATCCGGGGACGGCAAGGCGAACTCCGCCACGCGCGGCTTCTTCTTCGTCGCTTCGCGCTCCACCGTGCGCGCTGGTGCGGTGTCCACGATCGTCGGACCCGCCGCCTTCTTGCGCCCCGCTTTGGGCTTCTCCGCTGCGACGGGAGGCACCACGGCAGAGACGGGCTCTGCGTCGGGCGAAGGCTCTTCCGCAGTGAGCAGCACTTCCAACTCCTGCGACGGCGTCGTCGAGGCTGCCGCCACGGGTGAAGTCTCGGCGACGGGCGGCGGCACGGGGCTCGGTGCCGCACTGAACAGCGCGGCATCCAAGCCGTCGGAGTCCATTCCCGAGCTGGACAGTGCTCTGGACACGGCGAGGGGTGGCGTGCCGGTGGACTCCAAGGGAAGCCAGTCGCCATCGTCGTCTGACAGCTGGGCGATGATCGCCTCGTCGCTAGGACGCGTTTCGATGTGGGGTGCTCGTGACAGCACTTCGGCGGCTCGCTGTTCCTTGCGTAGGGTTCGCGCTTCCATCCAGGCATGGCCCGCACGCTTGGACGCGTCGCTGGCGTGGGATCCGACACGCACTCCGAGCTGCATGCAGCGCTGACACAGCGCAATGAAAGAGAAGCTGGCCCGCCCGATCAGAATCAATCCGACCACGGTGCCTCCCACCAGGAACGACCCCACGGTGCTGAACAGGCCCCGCATCAGCTCGCCGAAGAGCAGACCTACGTTGCCCCCCGCGGGCAGCCCGCCAAAGGCATGCGCGGAGGACAACGCGATGTGCACTAGTGACGCCAGGATGATCCCCACCACCAAGTCGCCAGCCACGCGGTAGCCCACGCTGCCGATGGATCGACCGCGGAACAGCGGTGCCCCCACCAAGCACAGCTCCAGCGGCGCGAGCCACGCCACCCAACCGAACCCCTGCGCCAGGAAGCCTGCGATGACCGCCCCGACCACGCCAACCCAGTCGCTACCCTGAACGGACGGGTCGTTGATGTCGCGCTTCAAACTGGCAAGCGCGAGACACAAGAATGCCGACACTGCGAAGAGCAGCAAGGCCATGGCCTCGCGACCGCGGCGCTGGGACGTCGCTTCGGGTCGAGACTCCACGGCAGTCTCCGGCCCATCGGCGGTCCTGGGTGCGAAGGGACGGGTGCCCATCTCCTACTTTTGACTACATCAAAGTCGGCCCCCGTCCAAGAAAGCCGCAGGCCGACCGGCCCAATGGCCGGACGCAATGATTCTCGGCCTGTCCTGCGCTTGAGCCCAAGCGAGTCTGGGGATTAGACTGCCCCCTCACCTGAGGGAAAAGCGAATACACACCCATGAAACATACGCTGGGGTCGAAGGAAACGTGGCGGCGCATGCTCGGTGCGGCGGCGGTGGGCGCAACGCTTTCCACGGCGGCCGCATTGCCCGGCTGCCGCACGTCCTCCGATGACATCGAGCGCTGGACCAATACGGCGCAAGGACCACGCAAACTCGTCGCGGTCATCTCGCACGACAAGTACCCACACGAGATGCGTGTCGAAGCCGCGATGGCATTGGTGCGCATGAAGCCACGCAATGGACGCGCCATCGGACTTCTTGGCCAGGACGACCAAATTGGATTGCTGGCCGCGCTCGAGGCTCTCGCGCCCGCGGAGCGCGAAAAGATCATCACCGACATGGTGCCCAAGCTGGAAGAGGCGATGAAAGCCGAGCCGCCCAAGGCTCAGGCAGGTCAACCCACGCCTCCGGACCCGTCGTTTCCGTTCAAGGACGCAGCCTTCGCGCTCCTGACTCACGCGGAAGGCTCGCTGTTCCAGTCCGAAGAGCTTCGCACACGGCTTCGTGCCGCACTCACCGCATGGTGCAACGTCAACTTCGCCGAACGCTTGGACGACTCGTCGCAGCTCTACGGCATGGACCAAGTGCTGCGAGAGCTCGGGGCCCAAGGGGTGGCGGGCTTGGCAGATCAAATCGAGCCGAACGCCAAAAAGATCGAGAAGATGGCGGATCTGGTCGCGGAACTCGGCAACGACGCTGCAAAGCTCAATGCCAGCAAGCGCTTGGTCGCGGTGGCGCAAGAGATCGACTCGGACAAGTGGATCCAGCAGAAATCGCCCCTGGTGGATGCCGCCAACAAGGCCTCGAAGCTCAACCCCTCGGCGGACCAGTTCAAGGCTCAGCTCGACCAATACCAAGAGGAAGAGCTGCTGCGCATCTTCTCCTCGATGAAGAAGGTGGGCGGCGCACCCATCGTCGAATACCTGCTGAGCTACGGCAAAGACAGCAAGAAGCCCGAGAAGCGGCGCGCGTCTGCGCTGGCGAACCTCGAGGGCAACATCGACAAGAACAATCAGGCGCAGATAACGGACATCTTGCAGCTGGCAAGTGGCAAGGACACGCCGGACACGTTGCGCGATGTGGCGCTGCGACGCGTGGGTGAGCTGCCGCGAAAGCAAGTTGCCTCGCAACTCTTTGGTCTGTTCAACAACGACAACTGGAAGATCCGCTGGGTTGCCGCAGAGCTGGTGCTGAAGATGGGAGATACCAGCAACGTGGACGAGTTCATGCGCAAGATCGCCGGCGCTCGCGGGATGGCCATTACCGAGCCCCTGCGCTACGGCGCCATCATCGGCGAGCTGAAGGGCACGAAGAAGCCCGCCGACATCGTCGATACCTACATGCGCGGTGGGTGGTCCGTGGAGGCGCGGATGAGCGCCCTCGGCTACTACTACGAACACGGGACCAAGGAGCAGCTCTCCAAGGTCACCCCCTACCAGAACGATCGCACCCGCGCCCCGCGCTGCCTGGACGACGCCAGTGATTGCGAGTGGAAGTGCGCCGTGGGCGAAGGCGCCAGCCAGGAGCTCAAGGACGTGACCACCTTGGGCGAATTCGTGAGCTACTGTGTGAAGCCGGCCATGGAGAAGCGGTCGGCAGACAAGACAACCAAGAAGTGACGAGCCTCCTACCGAGCTGAGCGGATGACCGACCCGAATCTGAAAGTTCCCAGAAACTTCAAGTGCCGCGAGTCGCTGTGGGTGAAGTTCGAACAAATGGCGCGCGAGCTCGAGTGCTCGGTGGACTATCTGATCAACGACGCCATGAAGCAGTACGCGCGCCAACGCGGCTACAGCAGCACGGCGCATCCTGCTGCGGGTCCCCCGCCCATTCCGCCCGCGACTCACGGCGCTCCGCCCCCGCCACCTCCTCCACCTCCGCCAGCCGGAGGCGGACAGCGCTCGATGACGCCAGCGCCGCGCGGCCCGTCTGCCGCACCGCCGCCTCCCCCGCCCCCTCCTCCACCGCCGCCGCCGCCCCCCGCAGCGAGCCACCGCCCCAGCTTTCCGTCATCCCACGGTGCACCGCCGCCACCACCGCCGCCACAGCAGCACCAGTCTGCACCTTCTCCCAGCGGTCGTAGGCCTCCGCCACCGCCGGCGCCCCGCAGCGTTCCGCCGCCCCCGCCAGCGCAACACGCGTCGCATGGCCCAGGTGGAACCATGCAAATGCCTCCTCGCGGCGGGCCACCACCGCCCATGCCCATGCCGCGCTCGGCGCCGCCTCCGCCGCCTCCGCAGCAGCACTACGGCTCGACGACACTCAACATCTACTACGCCGGAGAGCGGTTCCCGATCACGAAGGATCGCTTCATCATCGGCCGCGGCAAGCAGTCCAGTGACCTGACGATCAAGGACCCGAACGTGTCGCGACAACACGCGATGATCGAGTTCTTGAACGGCCAGTACTACATCGTCGACATGGGCTCGACGAATGGCGTGGAGTACTCGGGCCAACGTATTCAGCGCAAGGTCATCAACGAAGGCGACCTGTTCCGCGTTTGCGACCACGAGCTCCGCTTCTCCTACCACTGAGCTCGACGCCCGATCCGTCGGTTGACGGCGCCTGAAAACCGCATTTTTGCACGTGGTTCGTGGTGGGGCTACGCTGCGAATCGTGCGATCGCCGTTCGTCCTCGCGCTGCTCTTCGCGTCCGCCACGGCGACCGCGGGAACGCTGCCCTGGGTCGATCCCGACGATGTCCCGTTGCCCTCGGGCGTGCGCAGCGTCCAGATCGCCCGTCGAGACGAGCCGATGTGGCTGCGCCCGGCCCCAGGCATGCCCCGACGAGGTTCGGCGGCTGACGGCGCGCACTTACCCATCTACGGGGCGGTGCGAGGCCCCGGCTGTCGCGGTCGTTGGCTGAGCGTGGGGCCCCTTGCCTGGGTGTGTGAAGACGTCGTGCGACTCAGCATGAAGCCGGCGTTGCCCGCGGTGACGAATCCCGGCTCCACAACCGACGGTCTGCCCTTCCGCTATTTCTTCGCGGGTCGCAACGGCTCTCTGGGCTACGTGAGTCTACAGAACGCGGAGCAAGTAGCCCCCGACGCGGAACTGCAGCCCGGCTTCGCCATCGCCGTGGTGCAGATCGCGGAGCGCTACCGAGGCGATCCCTTTGGGCTCACGACCCATGACCTGTGGGTTCCGATGCGAGACCTATCTCCGGCCCGGCCCTTTGCGTTTCACGGGCAAGAGCTGAAGGGGAAGCTCGACGTGGGTTGGGTCTACCAGCACAGTGCCGACGTGTACGAGGAGCCGGGACGGAGGCGCGTGCACGGAGAAACCCACGCGGAGTTCGTCGCGCTACCCATTCTCGAAACCGTGGAGCGCGAGAAGCATCGCTGGTTTCGCATCGGCGAGAAGCGTTGGGTCAGCGACCGGCACGTGCGCGTACCGACGACTCAACCGATGCCAGGTGAAGTGGGGCCGCGTGAGCGGTGGATTGACGTCGACATCGACAATCAGGTGCTCGTCGCCTACGAGGGCGAGCGCCCAATCTTCGCCACCATCGTTTCCACGGGCAAGGGCACGGGCAAGAGCGTGTTCGCCACGCCAAAGGGCAATCACCGGATCTGGGTGAAGCTCGTGTCGAGCGACATGGACAACTTGGAAGACGAGGACGCGAGCCGCTACTACGCGATCCAAGACGTCCCCTGGGTCATGTACTTCAAGAAAGGCTACGGCCTGCACGGTACGTTCTGGCACCGCTCCTTCGGCCGCGTCCGCAGCCATGGTTGCGTCAACCTGACTCCTCTCGATGCCGAGCGTCTGTTTCGCTGGACGAGCCCAAGCGTGCCCTCGGGCTGGACTGCGGCGCTTCCGACGGCCTACGAGCCCGGGACTCTGATTCGAGTGCGCTGAAGCGCGATGAGCCAGCGTGAAAGCGCGCCGGGCTAGCGCTGAAGCGCGGTGGGCCAGCGTGAAAGCGCGGCGGGCCAGCGCCGGGAACCGTGGTCGGTGCGGGTTTGGGCTCCGCGGCGGAGATCCCTTGGCATGACGGGCCGATGTGGCCAATCATCGGAGCCCATGGACGTGCAGATCGGTCGAGACACGGTGTTGGCGCTCTGCGCCATCGCCTGGGCAGACGGCAAGATGGATCCCCAGGAGGCCGCCAGCATCCGCGAGGCGGCGCGACAGCTCGCCTTGTCCGCCGAGGACAAGAGCGCCGTGGAAGCCGCCCTCGCCTCCACCTACGACCTAGCGCAAGTCGAGACGGTTCGCATGAATCGCCTGACGCGCCTGTTCACCTACGCGTGCGGTGTTTGGATCGCGATCGTGGACGGAGCGCTCAGTCCGGAGGAAGAGCGAGCACTGACCCTCCTGGGTGACCGCGTGGGGCTCAGCGAGGTCGCGCGGGCGCGGGCAAAGTCCGTCGTCGAGGCAGCGCGGGCAAGCAGCGGGGCGGACCAAAGCATCGACCTGCAGAAGCTCCGCGCGCGGCTGTCGGCAGGGCTGAGCCAAATCGGAAACGACTGAGCGACCGTACCGACCATGGTCAGCATCGTTCACGCCGCGCGCGACATCGGTCGCCTTCGCGACATCTCGCGGGTACTGGTCACGCATGGCTTTGGTGAAGTCGTCAGCCGCCTGGGCATCTTCCGTCGCAAGGGCAAAGATGAGCCTCCTGACTCCTCGCGCAGCGTCGATCTGAGCCCCGAAGATGAAGCCGAAGGCGTGCGGGCCAAAGCCGAGTCCACCTTGGCGGTACGCGTGCGCCGCGTGCTCGAAGATCTGGGACCGTCCTTCGTCAAGTTGGGACAGATCGCGTCCACCCGCTCGGACGTGCTCCCCGCGGACGTCATCTTGGAGTTGAAGAAGCTGCAGGACTCCGTTCCCCCCGTGAGCTTCGAGAAGATCCGCGAACAAGTCGAGCGATCCCTCGGTGAGGACCTCGAGGAAGTCTTCGAGGACTTCGAGGAAAAGCCCCTGGCCGCCGCCAGCATTGCCCAGGTGCACCGCGCCAAGCTCAAAACCGAAGAGGGCACCCGCGACGTGGTGGTCAAGGTGCAGCGTCCTGGGATCGCGCAAACCATCGCCAGCGACGTGGACTTGCTGCACACCTTCGCCACCCTTGTGGAACGCGCCATCCCGGAGAGTCGCATCTACTCACCCGTCGCCCTGGTACAGCAGTTCGATCGCGCCATCACCGCGGAGTTGGACTTCACGGCCGAGGCGGAAAACGCCTCGCGCTTCGCCCAGCACTTCGAGGGCTTTCGCAACGTCCACTTTCCTCACGCGTACAAAGAGGCGTCGAGCAAACACGTGCTCACCCTCGAGTTCTTGGACGGCAAGAAAGTCTACGACGCCATTCGCGCCGGGCACGTGGGCAAGAAGCTGACGCGCATCGCCCTGGACGTGATCGTCAAGCAGATCTTCGAGGACGGCTTCTTCCACGCCGATCCGCATCCCGGTAACGTGCTGGTCCTCGGTCCACCGGAGAACCCCGTACTGGCGATGATCGATCTGGGCATGGTCGGCCGGCTCAGCCCGCGCATGCGCGACTTGACCGTCGACGTCATGGTCAGCGCCGTACGGCGCGACTACGAGGGCATCGCCGACGCGATGTACTCCATCGGCACCCCCACCAAGAAGATCGACATGGACGCCTACCGCGCCGAGGTGGCCATGCTCAGCGAGAAGTACCTGGGCAAGCAGCTACGCGACATCGAGATGTCCGCCATGATCCGCGACCTGGTGCGCGGCGCCACCAAGTACGGCCTGGAAATCCCGCCGGACTTCATGCTGGTGGGCAAGGCGCTGATGACCGTCGAGGGCGTGGGCAAGGAGCTCGACCCGGAGCTCGACATCTTCGAGGAAGCCAAACCGCTGTTCCTGGAGATGCTCAAGAAGCGCTACTCCCCGGAGCGACTGGGCAACGACCTCCTGCGCCGCCTGGAACGCCTCTCCAATACCACCTACAACATGCCCCAGCAGCTGCAGGAAGTCCTGGACGACCTGCGCCTCGGTCGGCTGTCGATCGTCACGACCGACCCCGGTATCAAGCATGCTGGCGACCAGCTGGGCCGACGGCTGTTCGCTGCACTGGTCGGCAGCACCTTCGTCCTGGCAGGGGCGTGGCTCCTCTCCAGCAACAAGGACATCGCGGGCTACGTGCTGCTCGTGCTCGGCGCGCTCACCCTCGGCAACCACTTGCTGCTCGACGCCTACCGCATGTTCCGCACGCGTCACTAGGCGCTCACATCCTCCCGTCACCGGACGGCCGAAGGTGCCTTCGCGACGTTCTCGCATCGCGTCTGAGCCTGCTGCTGCGAACCGTCCACGGCACTCTAGGCCACAAAAGCAAACCGCCCCGCGTTTCGGGCGGGGCGGCTGCATTGCTGTGTTCGAATCAGCCCGAACTCAGGCACATGGCTCCGAGTTCGAACCAGAGCGCCAGCTCAGGGCACCTTGCCCTGGAGGATGAACGCGATGAGGAACGAGAACAGCACCAAGGACTCGATCAGCGCCAAACCGAGAATCATCGGCGTCTGAATGCGAGCGGCAGCGCCGGGGTTGCGGCTGATGCCTTCGAGAGCCGCAGCTGCGGCACGACCCTGGCCGATGCCGCCGCCGAGGGCGCCCAGACCAATCGCGATGCCGGCAGCCAGGGCCGCCATGGCCTTGGCGTCGAACTCGTTCGAGGCTGCGGCAGCGGCGGCCTCCTGGGCGAACGCGCTAGACGCGAAAAACGTGAAAAGCGACGCGCTGACGAGAGCCAGCTTCTTCTTGGTCATCTGCGAAATCTCCTTGTTCTACCCGGGCGGGCTAGTAGTCCGAATTTGCGTAGGGGGCTATCGAAAAATCCGCCCGCCAGGCTGTCGGCTGGGCGGCAGAACTAACCTATCGTTCAGTGCTCTTCGTGCTCCGTGGCCAACCCGATGTAGATGGCCGTGAGCAGGGAAAACACCAGGGTCTGGATCACGATCACCAAGACGCCGAGCAGCATGACCGGCAGCGGAACCACGACCGCAATCAGACCCATGAAGGTGCCGAGCACGATGTGATCGACACTCATGTTCATCATCAAGCGCACGGACAGCGTGACCGGGCGCACACACAGCGAGATGATCTCGATGGGGAAGATCAGCGGCGCCAGCCACCACTTCGGGCCGGCCAAGTGCTTGATGTAGGCCATGCCGTTGGTCTGCAGGCCGTAGAGATTGAAGAGCAAGAACACCACCGCGGCGCAGCCAAAGGTGATGTTCAAGTTGCTGGTCGCCACCGGCGCACCGGGGATCAACGCCAACACGTTTGAAACGAAGACGAACAGCGCGGAGCCGGCGACGACGTGGAAGTACTTCTTCGCGCGCTCGGGACCCATGACGCTCTTGCACAGATCGTAGAAGTAGCCGAGGAACGTCTCGATGAAGGTACGCAGGGTGAGCTTGTCCTCGGGAATCACCGCCTTGTCCGTATCGGACAGTCGTGCGCGCACGGAACCTGCGATCAGGAACAACAGCACGAAGACCACGAGGGCTGCGATCAGGGGCTGCCAGCTCTGCCAGGTCGGCTCTTGCTTGCCCACGAAGGATTGACCCAAGTGATGAGCGTTGTGCTCCAGGGTCGAGCGGAAGTGCTCCAACAGCACGGTCAGCCAATTGGAATGCTCGGGCATGACTCAGCCTTTCTGCTCCAGAGCGGGCGAGGGGGACATTCCCCCGAACACGATGCCCAGTGGCAGGGCGCCCCAGCCGAGGGCGAAGGGCAACACCATGATGAAATCGGTGCGGACGATGACGTAGAGCACCGCCGCGATCAGCGCGAGCTTGACGAGCACCACCAGCGTCCAAGACAGCCGCGGGCCACCACCGAGGAACGCTCGCACGACCCGCGCCACGACCCAGAGATTCCCAGCGCCGAGCAACGCGCCCAACGCCACCGACACCGCCGCACGCCCGCCCGAGAGCGCCACGGCCCCGGCGACGAACACGGCACCAACGATGAGCACCGCAATCATTGCGCGGCGGGCTCCTTCGTCAGCGGTCGTTTCGGTTCTTGCGTCCGGGGTCATTGAGGTAGCGCCTGCGCGCCTCCCGTTCTTCTCGTTCGGCTTTCTCTGCTTCTCTGTTGGCCCGCTCCAGAGCTCGAGTGACGGAGCGAACACCGGCAGCGACACCGAACCCGCAACCGAGCAACGCGAGCCAAGGACCGGTCCCCAGCCACTGATCCGCCTTGTTGCCGACCCAGAGCCCGAAAACGATGCTCAGGACCAGCTCGAGGCCAACCGTGCCGTAGGTACCGACGCCTTTCCAGTGATACTGCACAACTGCCCTCGCCGGAGGGCTCACCCGCCCGAAGGCGGGATCGGCACATTTGCCCTCGCGGGGAAGCGAGAGCGGCGCTCAATTAGCACGCGATAAGCCTGGGGGTCAACGTCCGAGGCGCGCCCGCGCGCGCGCCCGGTGCTATACAAAAAGCATGAGAAAAACCGGGGTCCTGGCGGGAATGAGCGTGCTGTTCGTCGGCGGCGTTTGCCTTGCGCAACCAGGCGCGGACGAGCCGGCCGATCCACCGCCTGCCGCGCCCGAACCCGCGCCCGCTGCGGAGCCTCCTCCACCCGCGAGCGACACGCCACCGGGTCCGTACTACAGCGAGCCCCCACCTGCTCAGGGCGCTGCGCCACGCGGCGCGTCAGCGCCGCCGCCAGGCGCGCCGGGACAATACGTGTACGAGCCGCCGCCACCTTACGCGGTGTACGAGCCGCCCCCGCCGCCCAAGCCGCGCCACGTCGCCCCCAAGTACTCCCTGTGGCTCGGCGCGCGCCTCGGTTGGTTCATTCCCTTCGGCAACCTGTGGGCGGAAGGTGACCCCAACACCCGTCAGCTCGTCGGCGAAGTGAAGTGGTCGCAGTACGCGTCAGCGGGCCCGATGTTCGAGCTCGACGCTGGCGCACGCCTCGGCCGCTACTACACGCTGTTCCTACTCTGGGAGCGCGCACAGCTCGGGGCTGGCGACGAGAAGATCGCCAAGTACGGCACCCAAGAACGCGGTGAGACTGACTACTACGCCCTCGGTCTGCGTTTCTCGTCCAATCCGGACAAGGTTGGTTTCCTCACGGAGATCAATCTCGGCTATCGCCGCTTCCGCTCCATCTGGGACAGCGGCGCGGAGCTGCGCATGACCGAAGCGCCTCTCGAGTTTCGCCTCGGCCTCGGCGCCGACATTCGCATCTCGCGCCTGTTCTCACTCTCGC
The nucleotide sequence above comes from Polyangiaceae bacterium. Encoded proteins:
- a CDS encoding AarF/ABC1/UbiB kinase family protein — protein: MVSIVHAARDIGRLRDISRVLVTHGFGEVVSRLGIFRRKGKDEPPDSSRSVDLSPEDEAEGVRAKAESTLAVRVRRVLEDLGPSFVKLGQIASTRSDVLPADVILELKKLQDSVPPVSFEKIREQVERSLGEDLEEVFEDFEEKPLAAASIAQVHRAKLKTEEGTRDVVVKVQRPGIAQTIASDVDLLHTFATLVERAIPESRIYSPVALVQQFDRAITAELDFTAEAENASRFAQHFEGFRNVHFPHAYKEASSKHVLTLEFLDGKKVYDAIRAGHVGKKLTRIALDVIVKQIFEDGFFHADPHPGNVLVLGPPENPVLAMIDLGMVGRLSPRMRDLTVDVMVSAVRRDYEGIADAMYSIGTPTKKIDMDAYRAEVAMLSEKYLGKQLRDIEMSAMIRDLVRGATKYGLEIPPDFMLVGKALMTVEGVGKELDPELDIFEEAKPLFLEMLKKRYSPERLGNDLLRRLERLSNTTYNMPQQLQEVLDDLRLGRLSIVTTDPGIKHAGDQLGRRLFAALVGSTFVLAGAWLLSSNKDIAGYVLLVLGALTLGNHLLLDAYRMFRTRH
- a CDS encoding ATP synthase F0 subunit C, whose translation is MTKKKLALVSASLFTFFASSAFAQEAAAAAASNEFDAKAMAALAAGIAIGLGALGGGIGQGRAAAAALEGISRNPGAAARIQTPMILGLALIESLVLFSFLIAFILQGKVP
- the atpB gene encoding F0F1 ATP synthase subunit A, which gives rise to MPEHSNWLTVLLEHFRSTLEHNAHHLGQSFVGKQEPTWQSWQPLIAALVVFVLLFLIAGSVRARLSDTDKAVIPEDKLTLRTFIETFLGYFYDLCKSVMGPERAKKYFHVVAGSALFVFVSNVLALIPGAPVATSNLNITFGCAAVVFLLFNLYGLQTNGMAYIKHLAGPKWWLAPLIFPIEIISLCVRPVTLSVRLMMNMSVDHIVLGTFMGLIAVVVPLPVMLLGVLVIVIQTLVFSLLTAIYIGLATEHEEH
- a CDS encoding ATP synthase subunit I; amino-acid sequence: MIAVLIVGAVFVAGAVALSGGRAAVSVALGALLGAGNLWVVARVVRAFLGGGPRLSWTLVVLVKLALIAAVLYVIVRTDFIMVLPFALGWGALPLGIVFGGMSPSPALEQKG
- a CDS encoding AtpZ/AtpI family protein, with the protein product MQYHWKGVGTYGTVGLELVLSIVFGLWVGNKADQWLGTGPWLALLGCGFGVAAGVRSVTRALERANREAEKAEREEREARRRYLNDPGRKNRNDR